In Enterobacter cloacae, the following are encoded in one genomic region:
- a CDS encoding N-acetyltransferase yields MPKCYNSSPVISLAALGSSSQNRASLRPPFQTSTWFSGKNEVNILPLYAAPQYAEQVIDWIWHAFGDGLPREFFQSIVEHSQTPGALPLTFIAVEGEQLLGTVGLWRCDLITRQDLYPWLAALYVDETARGKGLAGQLQQHVIACAARIGYTELHLWSACRDFYERYGWQYIGDGLEYPDKMVHLYRYSLDVSAGCTTE; encoded by the coding sequence ATGCCAAAATGCTATAACTCATCGCCTGTAATCTCTCTGGCGGCGTTGGGTTCGTCGTCACAGAATCGCGCCTCTCTGAGGCCACCTTTTCAAACCAGCACCTGGTTTTCGGGGAAAAATGAAGTGAATATTCTGCCGTTGTACGCCGCACCACAGTATGCGGAACAGGTTATCGACTGGATCTGGCACGCCTTTGGTGACGGGCTGCCCCGGGAATTTTTCCAGAGTATTGTTGAGCACAGTCAGACGCCGGGCGCATTACCACTGACCTTTATTGCCGTTGAGGGCGAACAGCTTCTCGGTACCGTGGGGCTCTGGCGCTGCGATCTCATTACCCGTCAGGATCTTTATCCCTGGCTGGCGGCACTGTATGTGGATGAAACGGCGCGAGGAAAAGGGCTGGCGGGGCAACTTCAGCAGCATGTCATCGCCTGTGCCGCGCGTATCGGGTATACCGAGCTACACCTTTGGTCTGCCTGCCGTGACTTCTACGAACGTTACGGCTGGCAGTACATCGGCGATGGGCTGGAATACCCGGATAAAATGGTACACCTTTATCGCTATTCGTTAGATGTCTCAGCGGGTTGTACCACGGAGTGA
- a CDS encoding LysR family transcriptional regulator translates to MPAVNLRHIEIFHAVMTTGNLTEAAQMLHTSQPTVSRELARFEKVLGLKLFERTRGRLHPTVQGLRLFEEVQRSWYGLDRIVSAAESLREFRQGELSIVCLPVFSQSFLPMLIQPFLSRYPEVNLTIVPQESPLLEEWLSAQRHDLGLTETLATPAGTQRAELLALDEVCVLPAGHPLVRKRVLTPADFHGENYISLSQTDSYRQLLDTLFAEHQVKRRMVVETHSATSICAMVRAGVGVAVVNPLTALDYAGSGIVVRRFSVSVPFTVSLIRPLHRPASALVDAFSEHLQGGVSALTGQLEKVLEKTPD, encoded by the coding sequence ATGCCAGCCGTCAACTTACGCCATATCGAGATTTTTCACGCCGTGATGACTACCGGCAATCTCACCGAGGCCGCACAGATGCTGCACACTTCGCAGCCGACAGTCAGCCGCGAGCTGGCGCGTTTCGAAAAGGTGCTGGGGCTGAAGCTGTTTGAACGCACGCGCGGCAGGCTGCACCCGACGGTACAAGGGTTGCGTTTGTTCGAGGAAGTTCAGCGATCCTGGTACGGGCTGGATCGGATCGTCAGCGCGGCAGAAAGCCTGCGCGAGTTTCGCCAGGGCGAGCTGTCGATTGTCTGCCTGCCCGTCTTTTCGCAGTCGTTTTTGCCGATGCTGATACAGCCTTTTCTGAGCCGTTATCCTGAGGTAAACCTCACCATCGTGCCGCAGGAGTCGCCGCTGCTTGAAGAGTGGCTCTCCGCTCAGCGCCACGATCTGGGTCTGACCGAGACCCTCGCCACACCAGCGGGAACACAGCGTGCAGAACTGCTCGCGTTAGATGAGGTCTGCGTACTGCCTGCCGGGCATCCACTTGTCCGCAAACGCGTTTTGACACCGGCTGATTTCCACGGTGAAAACTACATTAGCCTCTCCCAGACCGACAGCTACCGACAGCTGCTGGACACGCTCTTTGCCGAGCATCAGGTGAAACGGCGGATGGTGGTGGAAACGCACAGTGCCACCTCAATTTGCGCAATGGTGCGCGCCGGGGTTGGGGTCGCGGTGGTCAATCCGCTCACGGCGCTGGATTACGCGGGTAGCGGAATTGTGGTTCGCCGTTTTAGCGTTTCAGTACCTTTTACCGTGAGCCTGATCCGCCCGCTGCATCGCCCGGCTTCCGCGCTGGTGGACGCGTTCAGTGAGCATCTGCAAGGGGGAGTATCTGCGCTGACCGGACAGCTGGAGAAGGTGCTTGAAAAGACGCCCGACTAA
- the lysA gene encoding diaminopimelate decarboxylase, with product MPRPLNQTDTDLNADNLLRLPAEFGCPVWVYDAQIVREKIAALHQFDVVRFAQKACSNIHILRLMREQGVKVDSVSLGEIERALAAGFDPKTDSDAIVFTADLIDDATLARVHELQIPVNAGSVDMLEQLGQVSPGHRVWLRVNPGFGHGHSQKTNTGGENSKHGIWYSDLPAALEVLQRYNLTLVGIHMHIGSGVDYGHLEQVCGAMVRQVVDFGQDLEAISAGGGLSIPYREGEEAIDTDHYYGLWNTARDKISAHLGHAVKLEIEPGRFLVAEAGVLVAQVRSVKEMGSRHFVLIDAGFNDLMRPSMYGSYHHITALAADGRDLTHAPRVETVVAGPLCESGDVFTQQEGGKVETRALPEVKTGDYLVLHDTGAYGASMSSNYNSRPLLPEVLFDNGVARLIRRRQTIQELLALELV from the coding sequence ATGCCACGCCCGCTTAACCAGACCGATACCGATTTGAACGCCGACAACCTGCTGCGTCTGCCTGCCGAATTTGGCTGCCCGGTGTGGGTCTATGACGCGCAGATCGTGCGCGAGAAGATTGCCGCGCTACATCAGTTTGACGTAGTGCGTTTTGCTCAGAAGGCATGTTCCAATATTCATATTCTGCGCCTGATGCGCGAGCAGGGTGTGAAGGTTGACTCCGTTTCGCTGGGAGAAATCGAGCGTGCGCTGGCGGCCGGGTTTGATCCGAAGACCGACAGCGATGCGATTGTCTTTACCGCCGACCTGATCGACGATGCAACGCTTGCGCGCGTACATGAGCTGCAGATCCCGGTTAACGCGGGTTCTGTGGATATGCTGGAACAGCTCGGACAGGTTTCGCCTGGCCATCGCGTCTGGCTACGTGTAAACCCGGGTTTTGGTCACGGCCATAGTCAAAAAACCAATACCGGTGGCGAAAACAGCAAGCACGGGATCTGGTACAGCGATCTGCCAGCCGCCCTTGAGGTGTTGCAGCGTTACAACCTGACGCTGGTGGGTATTCATATGCACATTGGCTCCGGTGTGGATTACGGTCACCTTGAGCAGGTATGTGGCGCGATGGTACGCCAGGTTGTCGACTTTGGTCAGGATCTGGAGGCGATCTCTGCCGGTGGTGGTCTTTCTATTCCTTACCGCGAAGGTGAAGAGGCGATCGATACCGATCACTACTACGGCCTGTGGAACACCGCGCGTGACAAAATTTCTGCGCATCTGGGTCATGCAGTGAAGCTGGAGATTGAACCGGGCCGTTTCCTGGTGGCAGAGGCCGGTGTGCTGGTGGCGCAGGTACGCAGCGTGAAAGAGATGGGATCGCGCCATTTCGTTCTGATTGACGCAGGCTTCAATGATCTGATGCGTCCGTCCATGTACGGCAGCTATCACCACATTACAGCGCTGGCTGCCGATGGCCGTGATTTAACCCACGCGCCGCGCGTTGAGACGGTCGTCGCTGGTCCGCTGTGTGAATCTGGTGACGTGTTTACCCAGCAGGAAGGGGGCAAAGTGGAAACCCGCGCGCTGCCAGAAGTGAAGACGGGTGATTACCTGGTGCTGCACGATACAGGAGCTTACGGGGCGTCTATGTCGTCTAACTACAATAGCCGCCCGCTGCTGCCGGAAGTGCTGTTTGATAACGGTGTGGCGCGACTGATCCGTCGTCGCCAGACCATTCAGGAGTTGCTGGCGCTGGAACTCGTCTGA
- a CDS encoding FMN reductase has product MSVVVIYYSGYGHTKRVAETVAEGAQAELIAIDSNGDIQESDWQKLNDAKAIIFGAPTYMGSVPWQFKKFADATSKAWFVRSWQDKVFAGFSNSASLNGDKQVSLQYLQTLASQHGGIWVSLGLPPSNTQAATRQDINNLGGSVGLLVQSPSDADAGAIASGDLDTAVKFGARVAAVAKRFN; this is encoded by the coding sequence ATGAGCGTTGTAGTTATCTATTATTCTGGCTACGGCCACACCAAACGCGTTGCTGAAACGGTCGCAGAGGGTGCGCAGGCTGAACTGATCGCGATTGACAGCAATGGCGATATTCAGGAAAGCGACTGGCAAAAACTGAATGATGCGAAGGCAATCATTTTTGGCGCGCCAACCTACATGGGGAGCGTACCGTGGCAGTTTAAAAAGTTTGCTGATGCGACCTCTAAAGCCTGGTTCGTACGTAGCTGGCAGGACAAAGTCTTTGCTGGCTTCAGCAACAGCGCAAGCCTGAATGGTGATAAGCAAGTCTCGCTGCAATACCTGCAAACGCTGGCTTCTCAGCACGGCGGGATTTGGGTGAGCCTGGGTCTGCCACCGTCGAACACTCAGGCGGCAACCCGCCAGGATATCAATAACCTGGGCGGTTCTGTTGGACTGCTGGTACAGTCTCCGTCAGATGCAGACGCAGGTGCCATTGCGTCAGGCGATCTGGATACTGCAGTGAAATTCGGTGCGCGTGTGGCTGCGGTCGCAAAACGTTTTAACTGA
- a CDS encoding LacI family transcriptional regulator yields MATMLDVSLRAGVSKATVSRVLNGTGQVKESTRQQVFAAMEELGYRPNFLAQSLANQTSNSIGLVVSTFDGFYFGRLLQQASRQTETHGKQLIVTDGHDAPEQEEQAVQMLADRKCDAIVLYTRYMSEKTIMKLMNSVQTPLVVINREVSQAADRCVFFEQQDAAFKAVDYLINQGHREIACITVPIHTPTGKARLMGYRKALEKHGIRLDERLIKYGDAGMTQGYELCKELIAENVPFSALFACNDDMALGASKALHQAGRRIPQDISLFGFDDAPCAKWLEPALSSVYLPIDNMIVTAIDQAIRLAKNQPVEAIPPFTGTLVLRDSVTTGPYFNQTSSSASNS; encoded by the coding sequence ATGGCAACAATGCTGGATGTCTCACTACGGGCGGGCGTGTCTAAAGCCACGGTATCGCGCGTACTGAACGGCACAGGTCAGGTTAAAGAGAGTACGCGTCAGCAGGTGTTCGCGGCGATGGAAGAGCTGGGCTACCGCCCGAACTTTCTCGCGCAGTCGCTTGCCAACCAGACCAGCAACAGCATTGGTCTGGTGGTCTCCACCTTCGACGGTTTTTACTTTGGTCGCCTGCTGCAGCAGGCTTCGCGGCAGACCGAGACGCACGGAAAGCAGTTGATCGTCACCGACGGCCACGACGCCCCCGAGCAGGAAGAACAGGCGGTGCAGATGCTGGCCGATCGCAAGTGCGATGCCATCGTGCTCTACACGCGGTACATGAGCGAAAAGACGATCATGAAGCTGATGAATTCCGTGCAGACGCCGCTGGTGGTCATTAACCGCGAAGTCAGCCAGGCAGCCGATCGCTGCGTCTTCTTCGAACAGCAGGATGCGGCCTTTAAAGCCGTGGATTATCTGATAAACCAGGGCCACCGTGAGATCGCCTGTATCACCGTTCCTATTCACACGCCAACCGGGAAAGCGCGTCTGATGGGCTACCGTAAAGCGCTGGAGAAGCACGGCATTCGTCTGGACGAGCGGCTGATCAAATATGGCGATGCGGGTATGACCCAGGGGTACGAGCTGTGCAAGGAGCTTATTGCCGAAAATGTTCCGTTTAGCGCCCTGTTTGCCTGTAACGATGATATGGCGCTGGGTGCGTCCAAAGCCTTACACCAGGCCGGGCGGCGGATCCCACAGGATATTTCGCTGTTTGGTTTCGACGATGCGCCTTGCGCCAAATGGCTGGAGCCTGCGCTCTCGTCGGTTTATCTGCCCATCGACAATATGATTGTCACGGCCATCGATCAGGCTATCCGGCTGGCAAAAAACCAGCCGGTTGAAGCGATCCCACCGTTTACCGGCACGCTGGTATTACGCGACTCGGTCACAACGGGGCCGTATTTTAATCAGACGAGTTCCAGCGCCAGCAACTCCTGA
- a CDS encoding transcriptional regulator GalR, with amino-acid sequence MATIKDVARLAGVSVATVSRVINDSPKASDASRQAVQNAMETLNYHPNANARALAQQSTDTIGLVVGDVSDPFFGAMVKAVEQVSYQTGNFLLIGNGYHNEQKERQAIEQLIRHRCAALVVHAKMLPDDELIHLMKQIPGMVLINRIIPGFEKRCVALDDHYGAWLATRHLIQQGHTRIGYLCSNHSISDAEDRLRGYYDALRENGLPCNDRLVAYGEPDESGGEQAMTELLGRGRNFTAVASYNDSMAAGAMGVLNDNGIEVPAEISLIGFDDVLVSRYVRPRLTTVRYPIVTMATQAAELALALAEKRQPPDITHLFSPTLVRRHSVVQPAETSNE; translated from the coding sequence ATGGCGACAATTAAGGATGTAGCTCGTCTGGCTGGTGTTTCCGTTGCGACTGTTTCACGCGTGATAAACGACTCCCCAAAAGCCAGTGACGCATCACGCCAGGCAGTACAGAACGCGATGGAAACCCTGAACTACCACCCCAATGCTAACGCCCGTGCGCTTGCTCAGCAGTCGACAGACACCATCGGGCTGGTAGTAGGCGATGTCTCTGACCCTTTTTTCGGCGCAATGGTTAAGGCCGTTGAACAGGTTTCTTATCAGACAGGCAATTTTTTGCTGATCGGCAATGGCTACCATAATGAACAAAAAGAACGTCAGGCCATTGAGCAGTTGATCCGCCACCGCTGCGCTGCGCTGGTTGTCCACGCCAAAATGCTCCCCGATGACGAACTGATTCATCTGATGAAACAAATCCCCGGTATGGTATTAATCAACCGTATTATTCCCGGGTTTGAGAAACGCTGCGTGGCACTCGACGACCACTACGGTGCCTGGCTTGCCACCCGCCATCTGATTCAACAAGGCCATACCCGTATCGGCTATCTCTGCTCTAACCATTCTATTTCCGACGCGGAAGACCGTCTGCGGGGCTACTACGATGCCCTGCGTGAAAACGGTCTGCCGTGCAATGACCGCCTGGTCGCGTATGGTGAACCAGATGAAAGCGGTGGCGAACAGGCAATGACGGAGCTGCTGGGGCGCGGGCGGAATTTTACCGCAGTTGCCAGCTATAACGACTCGATGGCCGCTGGCGCAATGGGGGTGTTAAATGACAACGGGATTGAGGTTCCGGCGGAAATTTCCCTTATTGGCTTCGATGATGTGCTGGTTTCACGCTACGTACGCCCTCGCCTGACCACCGTCCGCTACCCGATTGTCACGATGGCAACGCAGGCTGCGGAGCTGGCGCTGGCACTGGCGGAAAAACGCCAGCCGCCGGATATTACGCATCTGTTCAGTCCAACCTTAGTACGCCGTCACTCCGTGGTACAACCCGCTGAGACATCTAACGAATAG